The proteins below come from a single Leptidea sinapis chromosome Z, ilLepSina1.1, whole genome shotgun sequence genomic window:
- the LOC126978924 gene encoding tryptophan 5-hydroxylase 1 isoform X1, with product MSGSGKGLLGLWLYRNGSDWQVKNESPHHPKLGEIHAQHQPTQEGERVSVIFSIKNQVGGLVRVLSVFQDLGINVLHIESRKSATEISASDILVDVQCDPRRMEQLKRMLKREVQDFELVANTSGEEFPPSTPLSAAASFDFGEMPWFPRKISDLDRAQNVLMYGAELDADHPGFKDPVYRKRREQFAAIANNYKYGHPIPRVQYTETEIKTWGIVFRELFKLYQKHACEEYLENWPLLVKYCGYREDNLPQLEDVSIFLKRKTGFQLRPVAGYLSPRDFLSGLAFRVFHCTQYIRHSSDPFYTPEPDCCHELLGHMPLLANPSFAQFSQELGLASLGASDEDIDKLATLYFFTVEFGLCRQPDGSFRVYGAGLLSSVAELKHAITTEEKIKRFDPDVTVNEECIITAYQNAYYYTDSFEEAKEKMRAFADSIQRPFGVRYNPYTQSVEVLSNAQKITALVRELRGDICIVSSAIKKISAQGSTLDVETIANMLHTGLQVGDRSPQSVSGGSSPNSERGISPRPDTSK from the exons ATGAGTGGCTCTGGTAAAGGTCTTTTAGGACTATGGTTGTATAGAAATGGTTCTGATTGGCAGGTTAAGAATGAATCACCTCATCACCCTAAGTTAGGGGAGATTCATGCTCAACATCAACCAACTCAAGAGGGAGAGAGAGTTTCTgtaattttttctattaaaaatcaGGTTGGGGGGCTCGTCAGGGTCTTGTCGGTGTTTCAAGACTTGGGTATCAATGTTCTCCATATTGAATCTAGAAAGTCCGCGACTGAAATTTCAGCC TCTGATATCCTGGTGGACGTGCAATGTGATCCTCGGAGAATGGAGCAGCTAAAGCGAATGCTTAAAAGAGAAGTCCAGGACTTTGAGCTGGTCGCCAACACTTCTGGCGAAGAGTTTCCACCATCAACACCTCTGTCCGCTGCTGCTAGCTTTG ATTTTGGTGAAATGCCTTGGTTCCCGCGGAAGATATCCGACCTAGACCGTGCCCAAAATGTGCTCATGTATGGTGCAGAGCTAGATGCTGATCATCCCGGCTTCAAAGATCCTGTATATCGCAAGAGGCGCGAACAATTTGCTGCGATCGCCAATAACTATAAATA TGGTCACCCCATACCCCGAGTACAATATACTGAAACGGAAATCAAGACATG GGGCATTGTATTTAGAGAATTGTTTAAGCTTTACCAGAAACATGCTTGTGAGGAGTATTTGGAGAACTGGCCCTTACTGGTGAAGTATTGCGGCTATAGAGAAGACAACTTACCTCAG CTTGAAGATGTCAGTATATTTTTGAAGCGTAAAACTGGCTTTCAATTACGGCCAGTTGCCGGATATCTCTCGCCAAGAGACTTTTTGTCTGGTTTGGCGTTTAGAGTATTTCATTGTACACAGTACATTCGTCATTCCTCGGACCCCTTCTATACTCCGGAACC CGATTGCTGTCATGAGCTTTTGGGACATATGCCATTGCTAGCAAACCCTAGTTTTGCGCAGTTTTCTCAAGAGCTAGGTCTTGCATCACTGGGGGCTTCTGATGAAGACATCGATAAATTAGCTACG TTGTATTTCTTCACTGTCGAATTTGGTCTCTGCCGTCAACCTGATGGTTCGTTCCGCGTGTATGGAGCAGGCCTTCTTTCATCTGTAGCTGAATTGAAACATGCTATCACAACAGAAGAAAAGATAAAGCGTTTTGATCCAGATGTTACAGTGAATGAAGAATGTATCATCACGGCTTACCAAAATGCCTATTACTATACTGATTCTTTTGAAGAAGCCAAAGAAAAGATGAG ggCATTTGCTGATAGCATCCAAAGACCTTTTGGAGTTCGGTACAATCCATATACTCAGAGTGTAGAGGTTCTTAGCAACGCTCAAAAGATCACAGCTCTTGTGCGGGAGCTGCGAGGAGATATTTGCATCGTGTCGTCAGCTATTAAGAAAATTTCTGCGCAAGGTTCCACCTTGGATGTTGAAACTATAGCGAATATGCTGCACACTGGTCTACAG GTGGGTGATAGGAGCCCTCAAAGTGTATCCGGAGGAAGCTCACCAAATTCCGAAAGAGGAATATCTCCACGACCAGATACTTCAAAATAA
- the LOC126978924 gene encoding tryptophan 5-hydroxylase 1 isoform X2: MEQLKRMLKREVQDFELVANTSGEEFPPSTPLSAAASFDFGEMPWFPRKISDLDRAQNVLMYGAELDADHPGFKDPVYRKRREQFAAIANNYKYGHPIPRVQYTETEIKTWGIVFRELFKLYQKHACEEYLENWPLLVKYCGYREDNLPQLEDVSIFLKRKTGFQLRPVAGYLSPRDFLSGLAFRVFHCTQYIRHSSDPFYTPEPDCCHELLGHMPLLANPSFAQFSQELGLASLGASDEDIDKLATLYFFTVEFGLCRQPDGSFRVYGAGLLSSVAELKHAITTEEKIKRFDPDVTVNEECIITAYQNAYYYTDSFEEAKEKMRAFADSIQRPFGVRYNPYTQSVEVLSNAQKITALVRELRGDICIVSSAIKKISAQGSTLDVETIANMLHTGLQVGDRSPQSVSGGSSPNSERGISPRPDTSK, from the exons ATGGAGCAGCTAAAGCGAATGCTTAAAAGAGAAGTCCAGGACTTTGAGCTGGTCGCCAACACTTCTGGCGAAGAGTTTCCACCATCAACACCTCTGTCCGCTGCTGCTAGCTTTG ATTTTGGTGAAATGCCTTGGTTCCCGCGGAAGATATCCGACCTAGACCGTGCCCAAAATGTGCTCATGTATGGTGCAGAGCTAGATGCTGATCATCCCGGCTTCAAAGATCCTGTATATCGCAAGAGGCGCGAACAATTTGCTGCGATCGCCAATAACTATAAATA TGGTCACCCCATACCCCGAGTACAATATACTGAAACGGAAATCAAGACATG GGGCATTGTATTTAGAGAATTGTTTAAGCTTTACCAGAAACATGCTTGTGAGGAGTATTTGGAGAACTGGCCCTTACTGGTGAAGTATTGCGGCTATAGAGAAGACAACTTACCTCAG CTTGAAGATGTCAGTATATTTTTGAAGCGTAAAACTGGCTTTCAATTACGGCCAGTTGCCGGATATCTCTCGCCAAGAGACTTTTTGTCTGGTTTGGCGTTTAGAGTATTTCATTGTACACAGTACATTCGTCATTCCTCGGACCCCTTCTATACTCCGGAACC CGATTGCTGTCATGAGCTTTTGGGACATATGCCATTGCTAGCAAACCCTAGTTTTGCGCAGTTTTCTCAAGAGCTAGGTCTTGCATCACTGGGGGCTTCTGATGAAGACATCGATAAATTAGCTACG TTGTATTTCTTCACTGTCGAATTTGGTCTCTGCCGTCAACCTGATGGTTCGTTCCGCGTGTATGGAGCAGGCCTTCTTTCATCTGTAGCTGAATTGAAACATGCTATCACAACAGAAGAAAAGATAAAGCGTTTTGATCCAGATGTTACAGTGAATGAAGAATGTATCATCACGGCTTACCAAAATGCCTATTACTATACTGATTCTTTTGAAGAAGCCAAAGAAAAGATGAG ggCATTTGCTGATAGCATCCAAAGACCTTTTGGAGTTCGGTACAATCCATATACTCAGAGTGTAGAGGTTCTTAGCAACGCTCAAAAGATCACAGCTCTTGTGCGGGAGCTGCGAGGAGATATTTGCATCGTGTCGTCAGCTATTAAGAAAATTTCTGCGCAAGGTTCCACCTTGGATGTTGAAACTATAGCGAATATGCTGCACACTGGTCTACAG GTGGGTGATAGGAGCCCTCAAAGTGTATCCGGAGGAAGCTCACCAAATTCCGAAAGAGGAATATCTCCACGACCAGATACTTCAAAATAA